In Choloepus didactylus isolate mChoDid1 chromosome 18, mChoDid1.pri, whole genome shotgun sequence, a single genomic region encodes these proteins:
- the LOC119514850 gene encoding collagen alpha-1(I) chain-like, with amino-acid sequence MVRWTLELASPHSQRGLGAAKGAQCPVADVLPPHGICQERREGQKGPRQGGGSPIPASGLTLGGLSALGSQVWPLVADPTEGPRTSGQEVRAGAQRGPLTCMGLSKPLPLAGTHPASAAGAGGEQAGQLPPVPLAAAPGVPPAGRSAGTNAQAHPPGAWGKETPEGAFSGESPPTLRAQRTAAQERMAETCHPLGPWLRAGGVLAAGGKRVRAGLASSGQDQGAQTATSGTPRRSPAPATSRRGSGAATPGWEVTGPHTEGLGALGDSWPFHTVTKSQEPKAQPSLGENEETEAWAGQGPCGSPLEPGRNPDGRPTRPAPTPVGSIPPGQGRVHAGQADTLQGVRRQLPRREPPHPISFLGRGGATGSGRGGRRPGNHSPQGQLGGQGGSGLATGPAGRCTYFCSWSQRGLQVVVPFHASESRGKDGKGHTSVGDTAAGEGVLGSPAPPQGSHQDGPPLLPKRAVPIPATQCGPDWGPQPDPGGQGFTGFLTPSQPTGSPDHLDLGSLVPGEAGRVLLRNRSGRQCHLQPAVPPGEGVVPVALGLPAPHSVPRGTRWGNAQSAEAGSGAPESGRRPTDLPNAHVQLCPSSILSLRPSLPYPAPGRLLGNAPAQAMPALTSPVGPSLQGPWQGRGHFGLRARSGQRPGLPAATALLSWEPEATWRKVVGKAQKGKALRLKLRAPGKLGVQGIKKMEGGGARQGELGCEGGRAQSRLVTGARGRERLGGPGEPPPGRDGATFQAPHSFPCRQGLDRGLTWGHYGRGEPGGASWVGIPTALPVYPRQKERAVHGHKTGP; translated from the exons ATGGTGAGG TGGACTCTAGAACTTGCCTCACCTCACAGCCAGAGGGGCTTGGGAGCGGCCAAGGGGGCACAGTGCCCGGTGGCAGATGTTCTGCCACCCCATGGCATCTGCCAGGAAAGGCGGGAAGGGCAGAAGGGGCCTCGTCAGGGCGGTGGCTCTCCGATCCCAGCATCCGGCCTGACCCTAGGGGGCCTGAGTGCCCTGGGAAG CCAAGTTTGGCCGCTGGTGGCCGACCCCACTGAGGGGCCCAGAACGTCGGGGCAGGAGGTGCGGGCAGGGGCCCAGCGGGGACCCCTGACCTGCATGGGCCTGAGCAAGCCCCTCCCCTTGGCTGGAACACACCCTGCGTCAGCTGCGGGGGCAGGAGGGGAGCAAGCTGGCCAGCTGCCACCCGTGCCCCTGGCCGCTGCACCGGGGGTGCCTCCAGCAGGACGGTCGGCGGGCACTAACGCTCAGGCACATCCCCCAGGGGCCTGGGGAAAGGAGACCCCAGAGGGGGCGTTCAGTGGGGAGAGCCCTCCCACCCTGCGAGCCCAGAGAACAGCTGCCCAGGAACGCATGGCTGAGACGTGCCACCCACTCGGGCCATGGCTGCGGGCAGGGGGTGTCCTGGCTGCGGGCGGGAAGCGGGTACGAGCAGGACTGGCCTCGTCCGGGCAGGACCAGGGAGCGCAGACGGCAACCTCCGGGACGCCCCGCAGGAGCCCCGCGCCGGCCACGTCCCGGAGG GGATCGGGGGCCGCGACCCCGGGATGGGAGGTGACAGGTCCTCACACGGAGGGGCTGGGTGCCCTGGGGGACTCGTGGCCTTTTCACACCGTGACCAAATCCCAGGAGCCCAAGGCCCAACCCTCTCTGGgtgaaaatgaggaaactgaggcctgggcaGGCCAAGGGCCCTGTGGCAGCCCCTTGGAGCCAGGCAGGAACCCAGATGGCCGCCCGACACGGCCCGCCCCCACGCCCGTGGG CAGCATCCCCCCAGGCCAGGGCAGGGTCCACGCAGGCCAGGCGGACACTCTGCAGGGCGTCAG GCGACAGCTCCCGAGGAGGGAGCCCCCGCACCCCATCTCCTTCCTGGGCCGTGGAGGGGCTACAGGGAGTGGCCGAGGGGGCAGGAGACCAGGGAACCACAGCCCTCAGGGCCAGCTGGGGGGTCAGGGCGGCTCGGGCCTGGCCACTGGCCCCGCTGGCCGCTGCACCTATTTCTGTAGTTGGTCACAG CGAGGCCTGCAGGTGGTCGTCCCCTTCCACGCCTCGGAGAGCAGGGGGAAGGACGGCAAGGGGCACACGAGCGTGGGGGACACAGCGGCTGGGGAGGGGGTCCTGGGCTCACCTGCCCCACCCCAGGGCTCCCACCAGGACGG acctcCGCTGCTCCCGAAAAGGGCAGTGCCTATTCCTGCCACCCAGTGTGGGCCGGACTGGGGGCCCCAGCCCGATCCCGGGGGGCAGGGCTTCACGGGTTTCCTCACTCCCTCTCAGCCCACTGGATCACCGGATCACCTGGATCTCGGTTCCCTGGTTCCTGGGGAAGCCGGCCGTGTG CTCCTGAGGAACCGATCCGGCCGCCAGTGCCATCTCCAGCCTGCAGTGCCACCAGGGGAGGGCGTCGTTCCCGTGGCCCTGGGGCTGCCTGCCCCGCACTCCGTACCCCGGGGCACCAGGTGGGGGAACGCACAGAGCGCAGAGGCCGGGAGCGGAGCCCCGGAGAGTGGAAGGCGCCCCACCGACCTGCCCAATGCCCACGTCCAGCTCTGCCCATCCAGCATTTTGAGCCTCCGCCCCTCCCTTCCCT ACCCAGCTCCTGGGCGGCTCCTGGGAAACGCCCCAGCACAGGCCATGCCCGCCCTCACCTCTCCTGTGGGACCCTCCCTCCAGGGCCCCTGGCAGGGTCGGGGGCACTTCGGCCTGCGGGCTAGGAGCGGCCAGAGG CCAGGGCTGCCGGCTGCCACCGCGCTTCTCTCCTGGGAGCCTGAAGCCACTTGGCGAAAGGTGGTGGGGAAGGCGCAGAAAGGGAAGGCCCTGCGGCTGAAACTCAGGGCCCCAGGGAAGCTGGGG GTTCAAGGAATCAAGAAGATGGAGGGTGGGGGTGCCAGGCAGGGGGAGCTGGGCTGCGAGGGGGGCAGAGCCCAGAGCAGGCTGGTCACTGGGGCCAGAGGACGGGAAAGGCTTGGCGGCCCTGGGGAGCCACCCCCAGGCAGGGATGGTGCCACCTTCCAGGCCCCCCACTCCTTTCCCTGCAGGCAAGGACTAGACCGGGGGCTGACCTGGGGCCACTACGGCCGGGGGGAGCCGGGTGGGGCCAGCTGGGTGGGGATCCCCACAGCCCTCCCTGTGTACCCGCGGCAAAAGGAACGAGCAGTGCACGGCCACAAGACAGGACCGTAG